CGCATCAGTGAGTGCCTTGGCAAGCTCCAACCCTCCTAGGCGATCTCTTTCCAGGAGATGATAAATAAATCTCTGTGCGGTTTTTGAACCTACTCCAGGTAATTTACTGAATGCTTTGTTTAGTTTTTCAATCATAATATTGGCAAATTAAATAACTAAAAAGGCAAGTTAAGACCACCGGTCACATTTTTCATTTTATCTTTTGAAATTTCGCTTATCTTTGAAGAGGCGTCATTTACAGCCATCATAATTAAATCTTCCAGCATGTCTTTGTCAGACATGAGTGCTTCATCTACAAAAATATTTGAAACTTGATGGTCACCATTCATTTCTACTTTTAAAGCCCCTGAGGCTGAAATACCCTCACAAGTGAGTGATTTAATTTCTTTTTGAACTAATTCCATGTCCTCCTGCATTTGTTTGGCTTTTTGCATCATTCCTGCCATTCCACCTTTAAACATTGTCAGACTCCTTTATTGATTTAATAGATTTTAGATCAACCTGAGATTTAAAGACCTCCTGAAGCTCTTGAAGGCCATCGTCACTTAAAAATTGATTTTCTGTTTGCTTTTGTATTTGTTTATTCTTCACTGACTCTTTTTGTGATAAAGAGCTTCCATTAGTCTCGCCTGGCTCTATCATTACTACTAGGGCTGGATAGATTTTATGCAGCGCATTTCTAATTGACCCTTCAGTTTTAGTTGTATGCAAGTTAACAAATTCCTCGCTCAGCGTCAGCGTCAGGTTTTGATCAATTAATGATTTAAATACTGTATTTTTCACTAGCATTTTCGCTGCACCATTAAAGTCAAGCTGAGTTATGATTTTTTCCCATCCATCTTGGGATTTGATATCTAAGTGATTGACCTCCTTAATAGAAATATCACTCTGTTTATTTGAGGATGTTGAGGAGGCCTTAGAGTTGTCTTTGCTTGGACTTTTCTTCAGAGATACAGAATGATTAAGATCTAGAGTTTTTTTTTCACCCACTTCAAAATTTGGATGAAAAGTAATCATTCTTAGAAGCGTCATTTCAAGGCCAATTTGCTCACTAGGGGAAAGACTCATATCTTTTTGTCCATTAATTGCTATTTGATAGTAAAGCTGCAAATCTTGAGCAGTAAATTGATTGGCAAGATCCATTAGTTCTGGAGAGAATTGCTTTTCATCATTTATAATTTGAGCTATGGAAATTTTATGAAATAGTGAGGTTAAATCTTTTAGTGCATTCGAGAGGTTTTCACCTTTATGCGCCATTTCTTTCACAAATAATAAAATTTTCTCAGCATCTCGATCACACACTAAAGAAGCAAGATTACTGATCTCATCATGATTGACAAGTCCAAGCATTTCTTTTAAATCCTTTTCTACAACACTACCATTTCCAAAAGATATCGACTGATCTAGAAGACTTAGGGCGTCTCTCATTGAGCCATTTCCAAATTCAGCAATTTTTGATAGTGCATTGTCATCAAACTTAAGATTCTCTTCATTCATAACAAACTTGAGATGATTCAAAATCTCATCATGAGAAAGCTTATTTAAGTTGAATTGCAGGCAGCGCGAAAGGATTGTGATAGGAAGCTTCTTAGGATCAGTTGTCGCTAGTAAAAATTTAATATGAGAGGGTGGCTCTTCTAAAGTTTTGAGGAGCGCATTAAAGCTGCTCTTTGAAAGCATGTGGACTTCATCAATAAGGTAAATCTTATAAAGATTTTTGGTGGGCGTGTACTGAGCGTTATCAAGAATCTCTCTCATGTGGTCAACGCCGGTATGAGAAGCAGCATCAAGTTCAATTAAATCAACTGATTGACCTTTATCAATCTCAATACAGGTCGCACATTTTCCACATGGATTAGAGCTTACACCTTCCTCACAGTTAACAGATTTTGCAAAAATTCTTGCAATTGTTGTCTTTCCGACGCCACGCGTTCCAGTAAACAAAAATCCATGATGTAGATTATCACTGTCTAACGCATTTACAAGTGTTCTTATGGTGTGAGTTTGACCAACTAGTTCTTTAAAATTATGAGGTCTATATTTTCTAGCTAAAACTTCGTAGTGTTCACTCATTGCTAATTAGGTCATTGAATTAAGGTAGTGCCGAGAATAGAATCCAACACATAAAAAAATTATTACCGTTGCTCCCTTCCAGGCCTGGCGGGGTTCATAACTATTTATTGTCGGTTTACCCTCGACACTAATTTAGATTTTACTTGAATTGATTATTCTAATTATTTTATATTGGATGATTAGATATGTTTTTTTTAAGATTTAAGATTTAAGTTTTTGGTATTGATCGTATACTAATGACCATACTGGACCTGCATAACCATCTGAAATCGACATACCATCAATACTGGTGATTGGAAGAATTTCTCTTGTTGAACTGCTAATCCATACCTCATCTGCTTGCATTAGTTCCTCTTTAGTAAATTTCTCTTCTTTTACCATAATGCCTAAATTTTCAGCGCACTGAATTGCAATTTTTCGTGTAACTCCTGGAAGAATGTTTGGTCCTTTTGGGTGCGTATATAAGCAGTTGTCTTTAACAATAAACACATTGGAGCTTGAGGCTTCAGTAACGATTCCATCTCTGTAAAGAATGGCTTCTTCCGAATCATTGTCTTTAGCTTCTTGCGCATAAAGAGTATTTGCTAGTAAAGAGGTTGCTTTGGTATTGCTTTTAAGCCATCTAATATCTTCTCTGGTGATGGCAGATTTTCCTTTTATTAGGTCTCTTTTGTCTTTAGGTTCAATGCCGCTTGATTGAATATAAATGGTTGGTTTTAATTTCCCATAAGTATGTTTTCTATTTTCATCGCAACCTCTAGAGATTTGTAAATATATTGCTTGACTTGAGTTTTTATTATTGAGCGTAACAACCTTGTTGATGAGGTTAATCCATTCATCTTTAGAGTGAGGGTTTTCTATA
This sequence is a window from Candidatus Pseudothioglobus singularis PS1. Protein-coding genes within it:
- the dnaX gene encoding DNA polymerase III subunit gamma/tau; the encoded protein is MSEHYEVLARKYRPHNFKELVGQTHTIRTLVNALDSDNLHHGFLFTGTRGVGKTTIARIFAKSVNCEEGVSSNPCGKCATCIEIDKGQSVDLIELDAASHTGVDHMREILDNAQYTPTKNLYKIYLIDEVHMLSKSSFNALLKTLEEPPSHIKFLLATTDPKKLPITILSRCLQFNLNKLSHDEILNHLKFVMNEENLKFDDNALSKIAEFGNGSMRDALSLLDQSISFGNGSVVEKDLKEMLGLVNHDEISNLASLVCDRDAEKILLFVKEMAHKGENLSNALKDLTSLFHKISIAQIINDEKQFSPELMDLANQFTAQDLQLYYQIAINGQKDMSLSPSEQIGLEMTLLRMITFHPNFEVGEKKTLDLNHSVSLKKSPSKDNSKASSTSSNKQSDISIKEVNHLDIKSQDGWEKIITQLDFNGAAKMLVKNTVFKSLIDQNLTLTLSEEFVNLHTTKTEGSIRNALHKIYPALVVMIEPGETNGSSLSQKESVKNKQIQKQTENQFLSDDGLQELQEVFKSQVDLKSIKSIKESDNV
- a CDS encoding aminotransferase class IV, which encodes MDRGFLFGDGIYEVFPVYDNTVIGLEPHLNRLQDGLDAINIENPHSKDEWINLINKVVTLNNKNSSQAIYLQISRGCDENRKHTYGKLKPTIYIQSSGIEPKDKRDLIKGKSAITREDIRWLKSNTKATSLLANTLYAQEAKDNDSEEAILYRDGIVTEASSSNVFIVKDNCLYTHPKGPNILPGVTRKIAIQCAENLGIMVKEEKFTKEELMQADEVWISSSTREILPITSIDGMSISDGYAGPVWSLVYDQYQKLKS
- a CDS encoding YbaB/EbfC family nucleoid-associated protein, translated to MFKGGMAGMMQKAKQMQEDMELVQKEIKSLTCEGISASGALKVEMNGDHQVSNIFVDEALMSDKDMLEDLIMMAVNDASSKISEISKDKMKNVTGGLNLPF